Proteins encoded in a region of the Candidatus Margulisiibacteriota bacterium genome:
- a CDS encoding chorismate-binding protein, translated as KYFANIRKIREYLEAGDTYEITYCLKFIFDFAGNPYDFYRQLYTTQPVPYPAYIEGDDYFMLSLSPELFMKKKGTFLTTKPMKGTWPRGRNLWEDLWAGRKLHFDSKNRAENLMITDLLRNDLGRIGSNVKVPKLFEVARYNTLYQMTSTVTANIQKDLPLYDLLKALHPSGSVTGAPKIRSMEIIRELEPEPRHIYTGAIGYITPERDLMFNVPIRTILLEGTHGEMGVGGGIVWDSTPVGEWEECLWKAGFLG; from the coding sequence GAAATACTTTGCCAATATAAGAAAAATACGGGAGTACCTGGAAGCGGGCGACACCTATGAGATCACCTACTGTTTGAAATTCATCTTCGACTTTGCCGGAAACCCTTATGACTTTTACCGGCAACTTTATACAACCCAACCGGTCCCCTATCCCGCGTATATTGAGGGTGATGATTACTTCATGTTATCCCTCTCCCCTGAACTGTTCATGAAAAAGAAAGGAACTTTTCTCACCACCAAACCGATGAAGGGGACCTGGCCAAGAGGGAGAAATCTCTGGGAAGATCTGTGGGCCGGGCGAAAGCTTCATTTTGACAGCAAAAACCGGGCCGAGAATTTGATGATCACCGATCTTCTCCGGAACGATCTGGGGCGGATTGGGAGTAACGTTAAGGTCCCCAAGCTCTTTGAGGTCGCCCGCTACAACACTCTCTATCAGATGACCTCAACCGTTACCGCTAACATTCAAAAAGATTTGCCGCTTTATGATTTACTCAAAGCTCTCCACCCTTCCGGTTCGGTGACCGGCGCCCCCAAGATCCGCTCAATGGAGATCATCCGCGAACTGGAACCCGAACCCCGGCACATTTACACCGGGGCGATCGGCTACATCACCCCTGAACGGGACCTGATGTTCAATGTTCCGATCAGAACAATCCTATTAGAAGGAACACATGGCGAGATGGGGGTCGGCGGCGGGATAGTTTGGGACTCGACCCCTGTTGGGGAATGGGAAGAGTGCCTCTGGAAGGCGGGGTTTCTCGGCTAA